In one Isosphaeraceae bacterium EP7 genomic region, the following are encoded:
- a CDS encoding glycosyltransferase family 4 protein: MKIAIASSGLGHVTRGIESWASDLAGALDERGVPVVLFKGGGSPSRPFERVNFCLQRGDWRTSRIHRLTRRFFWRFWLGSPYEIEQVSFSINLLHQLRKDHFDILHVSDPVVALLVQKARALGLVRTRAVLSHGTNEPSSFLARIHYLQHLAPWHLEQAAQDGVFKSSWSSIPNFVDTERFRSGPSEALRAELNIPNDGLVVLSVAAIKRDHKRIDYLLEEFADLLKASGNRSVWLVVAGGWETDTDDLVRRGQETLGDRVRFLVRFPRDRIADLYRLADVFVLCSLREMMPLALLEAVASGLPCLVNRHPVLQWMIGPGGEPIDMARRGALAAALRELLGDDPRRKNLGRLARDYCLMMFDKTIIVGQHLDYYRSIVDIEGS, translated from the coding sequence TTGAAAATCGCCATTGCCTCCAGCGGTCTGGGGCACGTTACCCGAGGCATTGAGTCGTGGGCCTCCGACCTGGCCGGAGCCCTCGACGAGCGTGGAGTGCCGGTCGTGCTGTTCAAGGGGGGTGGAAGCCCTTCTCGGCCCTTCGAGCGGGTCAACTTCTGTCTCCAGCGCGGTGATTGGCGGACCTCGAGGATCCACCGATTGACCCGCCGATTTTTCTGGCGGTTCTGGCTCGGTTCCCCCTACGAGATCGAGCAAGTCAGCTTTTCGATTAATTTGCTCCACCAACTCCGCAAGGATCATTTCGACATCCTCCATGTTTCCGATCCGGTCGTGGCCCTGCTGGTACAAAAGGCCCGAGCGCTTGGCTTGGTCCGGACTCGCGCGGTCCTTTCGCACGGAACCAATGAACCGAGCTCGTTTTTGGCCAGAATCCACTACCTCCAGCACCTCGCCCCCTGGCACCTCGAGCAGGCTGCTCAGGACGGCGTCTTCAAGTCGTCATGGAGTTCGATCCCCAATTTCGTCGACACCGAGCGGTTCCGTTCCGGTCCCAGCGAGGCGCTTCGGGCTGAGCTGAACATCCCCAATGATGGCCTGGTTGTCCTCTCGGTCGCGGCGATCAAGCGCGATCATAAGCGGATTGATTATCTGCTTGAAGAGTTCGCCGACCTCTTGAAGGCGAGCGGCAATCGGTCGGTCTGGCTCGTCGTCGCTGGCGGCTGGGAGACCGACACCGACGATCTGGTCCGCAGGGGCCAAGAGACGCTCGGCGATCGGGTCCGATTCCTGGTCCGGTTCCCCCGCGATCGGATCGCCGACCTCTACCGCCTAGCCGATGTCTTCGTCCTCTGCAGCCTCCGGGAGATGATGCCACTTGCCCTGCTCGAAGCGGTGGCCAGCGGACTGCCATGTCTGGTCAATCGTCACCCGGTCCTTCAGTGGATGATCGGTCCTGGCGGGGAGCCGATCGATATGGCTCGCCGAGGTGCGTTGGCAGCGGCGTTAAGGGAACTCCTCGGCGACGATCCTCGCCGCAAGAACCTCGGCCGCCTCGCGCGTGACTACTGCCTTATGATGTTCGACAAGACCATTATCGTTGGTCAACATCTTGATTATTATCGATCCATCGTCGATATTGAAGGGTCTTGA
- a CDS encoding O-antigen ligase family protein has translation MLGFFLFLMVNATLFIRPAEIVPELLGLPIYNIFILSCLTCAFPLVLHQLQSDSLVSSPISLCVVGLLGSVFLSHFSHLNLTASLNSTSLFVKVVLYFLLLVGLVDSMKRLRSLLFWVGWMILVLTALALLQYHEIINVPALASYAEAQYDHDGNVMGEILRLCSTGIYNNPNSLSRILVTGILVSLYWLGDRRSGPLRLIWLAPLAIEAYALSLTHSRGGFMGLITAVLCLLYARFGAKTATVLTVLCLPVMLVFKGRQSNLTISEGTGHQRLEIWAEGWTLFRQSPIFGIGMDQFAEEIHYVAHNSFFQSFAELGVIGGSFFAGMFYLGIRWPLKLGTIGSPIRDSDFRRLGCFLSAILAGEAVGQLSITRCYDVPTYLLTGLAAAYLRVAARNFGAKTPEVNFLLLLEVGSVSMALLFSLFLLMKL, from the coding sequence ATGCTGGGTTTCTTCCTGTTTCTTATGGTCAACGCCACGCTCTTTATCAGGCCCGCAGAGATCGTCCCGGAACTCCTCGGGCTGCCTATCTATAACATCTTCATCCTTTCTTGCCTGACCTGCGCGTTCCCCCTCGTGCTTCACCAGCTCCAGAGTGATTCGCTGGTGTCGAGCCCGATCTCGCTCTGCGTCGTCGGTCTGCTAGGCTCGGTTTTCTTGTCGCATTTCTCTCATCTGAACCTCACGGCCTCGCTCAACTCGACCTCACTGTTCGTCAAGGTGGTGCTGTACTTCCTGCTGCTGGTCGGCCTGGTCGACTCAATGAAGCGGCTCCGAAGCCTGCTCTTCTGGGTGGGCTGGATGATCCTGGTGCTAACGGCCCTGGCCTTACTTCAGTACCACGAGATTATCAACGTGCCAGCCTTGGCGTCCTATGCCGAGGCCCAGTACGATCATGACGGCAACGTGATGGGCGAGATTCTCCGACTGTGCAGCACGGGAATCTACAACAACCCCAACTCGCTCTCGAGGATCCTGGTGACGGGGATCCTGGTCTCGCTCTACTGGCTGGGGGACCGCCGGTCGGGTCCACTCCGGCTGATCTGGCTGGCTCCGCTGGCGATCGAGGCTTACGCCCTGTCGCTGACCCACTCGCGGGGCGGGTTCATGGGCCTGATCACGGCGGTCCTCTGCCTGCTCTACGCCCGATTCGGCGCGAAGACCGCGACGGTGCTGACGGTCCTTTGTCTGCCGGTCATGTTGGTCTTCAAGGGCCGACAATCGAACCTCACGATCAGCGAAGGAACTGGTCACCAGCGGCTCGAGATCTGGGCCGAGGGCTGGACCCTCTTCCGCCAGTCGCCGATCTTCGGGATCGGTATGGACCAGTTCGCCGAGGAGATCCACTATGTCGCACATAACTCGTTCTTCCAAAGCTTTGCGGAGCTGGGGGTGATCGGCGGTTCGTTCTTTGCGGGAATGTTCTACCTGGGAATCCGCTGGCCCTTGAAGCTAGGCACGATCGGATCGCCGATCCGGGACTCGGATTTCCGGAGGCTGGGTTGCTTCCTCTCGGCGATCCTGGCAGGCGAGGCCGTGGGACAACTTTCGATCACTCGATGCTATGACGTGCCAACCTACCTGCTCACGGGCCTGGCGGCCGCCTACTTGCGGGTGGCCGCACGCAACTTCGGCGCGAAAACTCCCGAGGTCAACTTCCTTCTGCTCCTGGAAGTCGGATCAGTGAGCATGGCGTTACTTTTTTCCCTCTTCTTGCTAATGAAGCTTTGA
- a CDS encoding glycosyltransferase family A protein, whose product MRFPSVSVVIPSYNRGTLLIEAIESALSQSVVPSEIIVVDDGSTDSTEALIEPYRSRIRYVRQQNGGVSSARNRAIREASGELIAFLDADDVWHPRKLEIQLRILQDHPELGLLGTDSFDWPTSAEPEVNAEHLGPLVLITWWQLAVKNHLTTSSVIVRRWVLDRAGEFDTKMQGPEDRDLWIRVAEIARVAHLDQPLTGYRIVPGSVSQQAETCLAGMLRILGKLDDRRAWQGRWLVRRKAYAYVYHACSYLYARQRRYFPALGLALRSLACYPLPFKQGELTSSERTRRAAVILLRWLRLKGPEPEPYDPSADSPTVGSEPNRLGASTSPLGSVR is encoded by the coding sequence ATGAGATTCCCATCGGTGAGCGTCGTCATCCCCTCCTACAACCGGGGAACACTCCTGATCGAGGCGATCGAGAGTGCGCTATCGCAGTCGGTAGTCCCCTCGGAGATCATCGTCGTCGACGACGGCTCGACCGATTCGACCGAGGCCCTGATTGAGCCTTATCGAAGTCGGATCCGTTACGTCCGCCAGCAGAACGGCGGGGTCTCTTCGGCCAGGAACCGGGCGATCCGCGAGGCCTCCGGGGAGCTGATCGCGTTTCTCGACGCCGACGATGTCTGGCATCCCCGCAAGCTCGAGATCCAGTTGCGAATCCTCCAGGATCATCCCGAACTCGGTTTGCTGGGAACTGACTCGTTCGACTGGCCGACCTCGGCCGAGCCGGAAGTGAACGCCGAACACCTCGGACCCTTGGTCCTGATCACCTGGTGGCAACTGGCGGTCAAAAATCATCTGACAACCTCGTCGGTCATCGTCCGGCGTTGGGTTCTGGATCGAGCTGGTGAGTTCGACACGAAGATGCAAGGTCCGGAAGACCGCGACCTCTGGATCAGGGTGGCCGAGATCGCCAGGGTCGCTCACCTGGATCAACCCCTGACCGGCTATCGGATCGTGCCGGGGAGCGTCAGCCAGCAGGCCGAGACCTGTCTGGCCGGGATGCTTCGAATCCTCGGCAAGCTCGACGATAGGCGGGCCTGGCAGGGACGGTGGTTGGTCCGCCGCAAGGCTTACGCTTATGTCTATCACGCGTGCAGCTATCTTTACGCGCGTCAGCGCCGCTATTTCCCCGCTTTGGGCCTGGCTCTCCGGTCACTGGCCTGCTATCCGCTACCGTTCAAGCAGGGCGAGCTGACCTCTTCGGAGCGGACCCGACGCGCCGCGGTGATCCTGCTTCGATGGCTCCGGCTCAAGGGCCCCGAGCCGGAACCTTACGATCCCTCGGCGGACAGCCCGACGGTCGGCTCCGAGCCAAACCGCCTTGGCGCGTCGACGAGCCCCCTGGGATCAGTCCGATGA
- a CDS encoding glycosyltransferase — MSLTLRDETSVESKTASLKVVHALPSLDVGGLERNVINQIRLAPDFGQEVTVICLERPGTLAPQAEALGARIICLDKSPGVRPRLILRLASVLKSLAPEVVHTHDVGTLFYTGPAARRAGVPLVVHTEHGRADYPRFRHRLLGRLAGRFARPFYCLTEDMASWVTSHRIVPREKIRLIFNGIDTARFLEPSDPEATRRELGIPAGVPVIGTVGRLNEIKRQDVLIRAFARVRERLIDAHLLLVGDGPMRQPLGELAEELGLGGCVHFAGFRSHSAPYLKAMNVFALTSRSEGTPQAVLEALVVGLPVVASRVGGLPELIDHGRTGLLVEPGDEAELTDALLGLLSNLERSRRLSEAGRLEVEARYDIRRMADEYHRDYLELLGSRR, encoded by the coding sequence ATGAGCCTGACTCTGCGCGATGAGACTTCGGTTGAATCGAAGACCGCCTCGTTGAAAGTGGTCCATGCCCTGCCCTCGCTCGACGTCGGCGGCCTGGAGCGCAATGTGATCAACCAGATCCGCCTGGCCCCGGACTTCGGCCAGGAAGTGACGGTGATTTGCCTGGAGCGTCCGGGCACCCTGGCGCCTCAGGCGGAAGCCCTCGGGGCCCGGATCATCTGCCTGGATAAGTCCCCCGGTGTTCGACCCAGGCTGATCCTCCGGCTGGCTTCAGTCCTCAAGAGTCTGGCCCCGGAGGTCGTCCACACTCACGATGTCGGCACCCTCTTCTACACCGGACCGGCCGCTCGTCGGGCCGGCGTGCCCCTGGTGGTCCACACCGAGCATGGTCGGGCCGACTACCCTCGGTTCCGCCATCGACTGCTCGGTCGGCTGGCCGGTCGGTTCGCCCGGCCCTTTTACTGCCTGACCGAGGACATGGCAAGCTGGGTCACGTCGCACCGAATCGTCCCTCGCGAAAAGATCCGGCTGATTTTCAACGGGATCGACACAGCCCGATTCCTCGAACCCAGCGACCCCGAGGCGACCCGTCGAGAGCTGGGCATCCCCGCCGGGGTCCCGGTCATCGGCACGGTCGGCCGGCTCAACGAAATCAAGCGGCAAGATGTCCTGATCCGGGCGTTCGCCCGGGTCCGCGAACGGCTGATCGACGCTCATCTGCTCCTGGTCGGCGACGGCCCGATGCGGCAACCGCTGGGCGAACTGGCCGAGGAGCTTGGCCTGGGCGGTTGTGTCCACTTCGCCGGGTTCCGCTCGCACTCGGCGCCTTACCTCAAGGCAATGAACGTCTTCGCGCTGACCAGCCGATCGGAGGGGACTCCCCAGGCTGTCCTGGAGGCGCTGGTGGTGGGCCTGCCGGTAGTGGCCAGCCGGGTCGGCGGCCTTCCCGAGTTGATCGATCACGGGCGGACTGGCCTGCTGGTCGAGCCGGGTGACGAGGCAGAGCTGACCGATGCCCTGCTCGGCTTACTCTCCAACCTGGAGCGGTCGAGACGGCTCAGCGAAGCGGGCCGGCTCGAGGTTGAGGCCCGGTATGATATCCGGCGCATGGCCGACGAGTATCATCGAGACTATCTCGAACTGCTCGGCTCGAGGCGTTGA